The sequence CGAGCCGCGTACTGGAAGACGTACGCGAAGTGGCGCGGCTCCAGCGGCGGTTCGCCGAGGCGCGGGAGCGGGCCGCCCGGCTGGAGGAGCGCTCGGGGGCCCATCGGGAGGCCCGGACACGGATGGAGCGGGGTCGCAAGGCCGAGGCCGTGGCCCCCGCGCTCGGGCTGCGCGAGGCCACCGAGGCCGAGCACCGGCGGGCGGCCGACGCCGAGGCACGCGCGCGTGCACAGCTGTCCCAGGCCTTCTCCGAGGTCTACGCCGAGGCCGGGGCCACGGGTCTCGCGGCCGCCGCCCGCAAGGCCGCCGAAGAGCTGGGCGGACTGGAGTCGGCCCGCCGAGGTGAGCAGCGGCTCGCCGAACTCGCCACCGAACGCCACGTGTTGGACCGCCAGGAGCGGGCCGACGAGGACGTGCTGCACGACGCCGAGCAGTGGCTCTCCGAATGGGAGACCACCAGGTCCGGGCTCCAGGCCCGTATCGAGGCCGCGCAGGAGGCCGCCACCCGGGCCGAACAGCTCGCCGTCCAGCGCGAACCGGCCCGGTCGCGGCTGGCGGCCGCCCGGCTGCGCGACCAGCTCGCGGGGGACACCGACAAGGCCCACGCGCGCGTGCTCGCCGCCCGCGAACAGGCGGCGGACGCGCGCACCCACTGGCTGGACCTCAAGGAGCAGCGGCTCAAGGGCATCGCCGCCGAGCTGGCCGCGGGCCTCGTGGACGGTGAGGCCTGTGCCGTCTGCGGCGCCACCGAGCACCCCGCTCCCGCCCGCAAGGTCGACGGACACATCGACCAGCGGGCCGAGGAGGCGGCTCTCGCCGCGTACCAGGGCGCCGACGAGCGGCGTGCCGAGGAGGAGCGGCGGCTCGGGGTGGTGCGCGAGGCACTGGCCGCCGCGACCGCCGAGGCGGGAGACACGCCCACCGGCCGACTCGCCGAGCAGGCCGAGGAGCTGGAGCTCCGACACGCCGAGGCGCGAGGCGCGGCCTCGGGGCTGCACGCGGCCAGTGAGGCGCTCCGGCAGGCCGAGCACGAGCACGGGCGCCGGCTCACCGCCCACCAGGAAGCCGCCGTGCGCGGTGCGTCACGGACCGCCCGCAGAGACGCCCTCGCCCGTGAAACGGTCACCCTGGAAGAGGAGTTGGCGCAGGCCAGGGGATCGGCGGGCAGCGTGGCCGAGCGGGCCGCCCAGCTGGAGCGGCAGGTCTCGACGCTCACGGAGGCCGCGGACACCGCGCGCGTCGCGGCGGACACCGCGCAGCGGCTCAAGGACGCCGACGCGCGACTCGCCGACGCGGCCTTCCGCGCCGGGTTCGACACGCCGCAGGCCGCCGCGGCCGCCCTCCTCGACGACGTGGCCCACCGGGAGCTGCAGCGGCGGCTCGACGCCTGGCAGCAGGAGGAGGCGACGGTCCGCGCGGTGCTCGCGGAGGCCGAGACGGCCGCCGCCGCACACCAGCCGCCCGCCGACGCACGGGCCGCCGAGCAGGCCGCCGCCGTGGCCGTCCGGCGGATGCGCGAGGCCGCCTCCGCGCGCGACGAGGCGGCCCGCCGCTGCACGGAACTGGACCGGCTCACCCACCGGGCCGTCACGTCCGTGCGCCGCCTCGGACCGCTGCGCGACGAATACGACCGGGTGGCCCGGCTCGCGACACTGGCGGCGGGCACCTCCGCGGACAACGAACGCAGGATGCGCCTGGAGTCGTACGTCCTCGCCGCCCGTCTGGAACAGGTCGCGGCGGCGGCCACCGCCCGATTGCAGCGCATGTCCTCCGGGCGGTACACCCTCGTCCACTCCGACAACCGGGCCGGGCGCGGCCGCAGCGGGCTCGGACTGCACGTCGTCGACGCGTGGACCGGGCGCGAGCGTGACACGGCGACGCTCTCCGGCGGCGAGACGTTCTTCGCCTCCCTCGCGCTCGCGCTGGGCCTCGCCGACGTGGTCACCGACGAAGCGGGGGGTGTACGCCTCGACACGCTCTTCATCGACGAGGGCTTCGGCAGCCTCGACGACCAGACGCTCGACGAGGTCCTCGACGTACTGGACTCGCTGCGGGAACGGGACCGCAGCGTCGGCATCGTCAGTCACGTCGCGGACCTGCGGCGCCGCATCCACGCGCAACTGGAGGTCGTGAAGGGGCGGTCGGGGTCGGTCGTCCGGCAGCGGGGCGGCTGAGGCGTTCGGGCATCGGCGCCGGCGCGTGGCGGGTCGCCGGGCGGCGGGCAGGAGGCGGGACGGACGGTCGGGGCTTCAGCGGCCGAGCGGGCGCCGTGGCAGGGGCGACGAGTAGACGACGCTCGTCGTCACCGAGCCGAGCGTGCCGATCCTGCCCGACACCTCCTCCAGGTGACTCATCGAGCGGGTCGCGACCTTGATCACGAAGCAGTCGTCGCCCGTGACGTGGTGCGCCTCCAGGATCTCGGGGGTGGCGGCGATCAGGTCGTGGAACGGCTTGTAGTTGCCGTTCGGATAGCGCAGCCGCACGAACGCGAGGATCGGCAGGCCGAGGCTCTCCGGGTCCACGACCGCCGCGTACCCCTGGATGACGCCCGCCTCCTCCAGCCGCCGCACCCGCTCGGTGACCGCGCTCGCGGACATGGAGACGGCGCGGGCCAGCTCGGCGAAACCGGTGCGGCCCTCGCGCTGGAGGACTTCGAGGATGCGCCAGTCGGTGGCGTCCGGGGAATACGCGGTCATGGTCGAGGAATAGCAGGGGAATCCCCGGCCGATCAAGCCCGAGGCCGGGGATCGCTCCTTCAACGGGGTGTGTCACCGGCCGTAGATTTCGGGGCATGAAGAGCAGCACCGTTCCCCGTAACCCCGTTCTGCGCGTCGCCCCGGCGTCGCCCGCCGCGGCCGTCGCCCACTTCGCGGCGAGCCTCGCCTTCCACGCCGACGTGTCCGACGTCGCCGCCGCGCTGGCGGCCGACGGCGACCCCGGCTTCGTCGTCGTCGACTCCCGCTCCACTGAGTCCTGGGACCAGGGCCATGTGCCCGGCGCCGTCCATCTGCCCACCGCCCTCGTCCCCGAACAGGCCGGGCAACTCCTCGACAGGGCGGTGCCGGTCGTCACCTACTGCTGGGGCCCGGGCTGCAACGGTGCGGCCCGCGCCGCCCTCGCTCTCGCCGAACTCGGCTTCCAGGTCAAGGAGATGCTCGGTGGGTTCGAGTACTGGGTGCGCGAGGGCTTCGAGTTCGAGACCTGGGAGGGCCGCGAGCGGCGGGCCGCGGACCCGCTGACGGCGCCGGCCGGAACGGACGACTGCGGCTGCTGAGGACCGTTCGGCACAGGTGCCGCAGGCCGTGCGGTGGGCCCGTAGCGGGCCCGCTACGGCCGCGCGGCGTCCCTTCTGCGGACCGCACGGACTCAGTCGCGTATCAGCTCGGCGGCCGGGCAAAGGAATCGTCAACTACGGTCCGCCCGGGCGTGTAGTTTCTGTCCATGTCGAGTTATGCGGACCCCAGTTCGGTCGAACAGGTCGAGTGGATCGAGTCGGGCGGTGGACCGCTCATAGCGATACCGGAAGTGGTGCTGCCGTTCTGGACGGGGGCCGACGGCGACGAGCTGGCCTCCGACTACGACCGGGCGTGTGAGGTGGACGGCTTCGTCGGTCTGCTGCCCGTCGGCAACACCACGGCCCTCGTCCTCGGTGACGAACCGGCCGCCACCTCCTACCTGCCCGAACACGGCACATTCGTACGGTGGTCCGCCGGCGACTCGGAGCGTGAGCTGCTGGCCGGGGTCCCGGCCGCCCTCGACACCGCCGCGTGGGGGCGCGAGGTGTACTGGGAGGTGCCCGGGGCCGTCGTGCTGTTCGACGCGGCCTGGCCGGGAGCGGGGTCCACGAGGGCGGGGCATCTGCGGATCGCCCTCGAACCGGGCCGGTACGCGGTGCGCGCGGCGCACGCCGAGCCGGGCCCGGAGACATGGATCGGACTCGTCCAACTGAGGCCGCTGGGACGGTGAACAGGGGCGGCCCCGAAGAGCCGCGGGACGCCGGAGCGGCCGTGCGAGGTCGAAACGGCCGCGCGGTAGCGGTGGCGTACCGGTGCGTCGCAGGTCAAGGGGGCCTGGGGGCATGCGGGCCCCGGATAGACTCCTCGTATGGTCCGATCGTCCCGTGGTGACGCGAGCCCCGGGATGTGGCGGCGCGAGGCGGGCACCGTGGTGCTCCGGGTCCCGCCCTTCCCGGAGCGGGCGACAGCCCCTTTCGCCATCGTCGCCGGGCTGCAGGTGCCCCGCGTTCCCACGGAGTGGGCGCCGCACTCGCACCCCCGGCACGAGCTGGTCTGGGTACGCGGGGGAACGCTGACGTCACGGGTGGAGGACCGCGTCTTCACCGTGTCCGAGGGGCACGGGCTGTGGATGCCCGCCGGAGTGGTGCACGGGGGCCGGGCGACAGCGGGCGCGAAGTTCTACGAAGCCTTCTTCGCCCCCGACCGCGCGCCCCTGGCGTTCGCGTTCGAGGAGCCGAGAGCGATCGCGATGACGCCGTTGCTGGAGTCGCTGCTCACTCATCTGTCCCGTACGGATCTCGACGCCGCGGCCCGGGCACGGGCGGAGTCGGTCGTGTTCGACGTGCTCCAGCCGTCGGAACACCGGTTCGCGTTGCAGCTGCCCGGTGACGCCCGGATCGACGCGATCGCCGACGCCCTGCTGGACGATCCCGCCGACGACCGCTCGCTGGAGGAGTGGGCGCGGTGTCTGGGGATCAGCGACCGCACGATCACCCGCGCGTTCCGCCACGCGACGGGCCTGTCCTTCGCGCAGTGGCGGCAGGTGCTGCGCGTGCATCGGGCGCTGACGCTCCTCGCCGAGGGTTTCGACGTGACGACCGTCTCCGAGACGCTCGGCTACGCGCAGCCCAGCACCTTCATCGCCTCCTTCCGGAGGGTCATGGGAACCACGCCGGGCGCGTTCTTCGACGCGGCCGACGGCGCATCCGGGATCACCGCGGTCTCAGAGACCCCCGAGGGTGTCCGGAATCCCGTATTGCCTGTCCAAAACTCCTGATTGCCGACATGACAAGCGGAACATACGCTTCTCGAAGTTAGGCAACCCTTAGTTCCTGCTCGC is a genomic window of Streptomyces sp. NBC_00414 containing:
- a CDS encoding SMC family ATPase is translated as MRLHRLHITAFGPFGGAQEVDFDDLSTAGLFLLHGPTGAGKTSVLDAVCFALYGSVPGARQGGSLRSDHALSDTRTEVTLELTVAGRRLEITRQPPFERPKRRGTGTMTEKAQSWLREYHAPAGSWKDLSRSHQEIGEEITQLLGMSREQFCQVVLLPQGDFARFLRADAEARGRLLGRLFDTRRFAAVEQSLAERRRTAETQVRAGDAELLADAHRMQQAAGDLVELPLPELTPGEPGLAEAVLEWAAINRSTARERFTIAHCAQAATDSAQAAASRVLEDVREVARLQRRFAEARERAARLEERSGAHREARTRMERGRKAEAVAPALGLREATEAEHRRAADAEARARAQLSQAFSEVYAEAGATGLAAAARKAAEELGGLESARRGEQRLAELATERHVLDRQERADEDVLHDAEQWLSEWETTRSGLQARIEAAQEAATRAEQLAVQREPARSRLAAARLRDQLAGDTDKAHARVLAAREQAADARTHWLDLKEQRLKGIAAELAAGLVDGEACAVCGATEHPAPARKVDGHIDQRAEEAALAAYQGADERRAEEERRLGVVREALAAATAEAGDTPTGRLAEQAEELELRHAEARGAASGLHAASEALRQAEHEHGRRLTAHQEAAVRGASRTARRDALARETVTLEEELAQARGSAGSVAERAAQLERQVSTLTEAADTARVAADTAQRLKDADARLADAAFRAGFDTPQAAAAALLDDVAHRELQRRLDAWQQEEATVRAVLAEAETAAAAHQPPADARAAEQAAAVAVRRMREAASARDEAARRCTELDRLTHRAVTSVRRLGPLRDEYDRVARLATLAAGTSADNERRMRLESYVLAARLEQVAAAATARLQRMSSGRYTLVHSDNRAGRGRSGLGLHVVDAWTGRERDTATLSGGETFFASLALALGLADVVTDEAGGVRLDTLFIDEGFGSLDDQTLDEVLDVLDSLRERDRSVGIVSHVADLRRRIHAQLEVVKGRSGSVVRQRGG
- a CDS encoding Lrp/AsnC family transcriptional regulator, with product MTAYSPDATDWRILEVLQREGRTGFAELARAVSMSASAVTERVRRLEEAGVIQGYAAVVDPESLGLPILAFVRLRYPNGNYKPFHDLIAATPEILEAHHVTGDDCFVIKVATRSMSHLEEVSGRIGTLGSVTTSVVYSSPLPRRPLGR
- a CDS encoding rhodanese-like domain-containing protein; the protein is MKSSTVPRNPVLRVAPASPAAAVAHFAASLAFHADVSDVAAALAADGDPGFVVVDSRSTESWDQGHVPGAVHLPTALVPEQAGQLLDRAVPVVTYCWGPGCNGAARAALALAELGFQVKEMLGGFEYWVREGFEFETWEGRERRAADPLTAPAGTDDCGC
- a CDS encoding immunity 21 family protein; protein product: MSSYADPSSVEQVEWIESGGGPLIAIPEVVLPFWTGADGDELASDYDRACEVDGFVGLLPVGNTTALVLGDEPAATSYLPEHGTFVRWSAGDSERELLAGVPAALDTAAWGREVYWEVPGAVVLFDAAWPGAGSTRAGHLRIALEPGRYAVRAAHAEPGPETWIGLVQLRPLGR
- a CDS encoding helix-turn-helix domain-containing protein, translated to MVRSSRGDASPGMWRREAGTVVLRVPPFPERATAPFAIVAGLQVPRVPTEWAPHSHPRHELVWVRGGTLTSRVEDRVFTVSEGHGLWMPAGVVHGGRATAGAKFYEAFFAPDRAPLAFAFEEPRAIAMTPLLESLLTHLSRTDLDAAARARAESVVFDVLQPSEHRFALQLPGDARIDAIADALLDDPADDRSLEEWARCLGISDRTITRAFRHATGLSFAQWRQVLRVHRALTLLAEGFDVTTVSETLGYAQPSTFIASFRRVMGTTPGAFFDAADGASGITAVSETPEGVRNPVLPVQNS